In Francisella salimarina, the following proteins share a genomic window:
- a CDS encoding zinc ribbon domain-containing protein YjdM yields MSEYPSCPKCQSEYVYQDGELLICPECGYEWQINESIDEQLVIKDSNGNLLADGDTVSVIKDLKLKGSSKVIKVGTKVKNIRLVTGDHDIDCKVDGFGAMKLKSQFVKKI; encoded by the coding sequence ATGTCTGAGTATCCTTCATGTCCTAAATGTCAATCCGAATATGTTTATCAAGATGGTGAGTTACTAATATGTCCAGAATGCGGTTATGAATGGCAAATTAATGAATCTATTGATGAACAGTTGGTTATCAAAGACTCAAATGGTAATCTACTTGCTGATGGTGATACTGTAAGTGTTATTAAAGATTTAAAATTAAAAGGTTCATCAAAAGTTATTAAAGTTGGAACTAAGGTTAAAAATATCCGTTTAGTTACTGGAGACCATGATATAGATTGTAAGGTTGATGGTTTTGGGGCTATGAAATTAAAATCTCAATTTGTTAAAAAAATATAA